TCAAAACTactttataagtttttttttaattgctcaTAAGTCAAAGAGTCAACCTAGCAAGGTTTAACACTGAATGAAATCTCAAAGCTCAGATTTGCCACATTCAACTTTAAACAGAAACTGAAATTTATAATAGTTCAAAGTGATACATTTAAGTGAAAAACTGGTTCTGTATAGTGTCTGCCAATGGAAGATGGCTACAAAAATAAAGCTGCATTACCGATTGAGGATCCCTTTAAGTCCTTGGCTGCAATGACATTGTCAATGTCCAGACCGAGGGCAGAAAACAGTAGCGGTATGTACAATCCGTCCTGGCAGTTTCTTGAGGCGTACTTCTCTGACATTCCCAACGTTTCCGTGGCATACTCGTAACTCTGAAAGGGTttcaataaaaatcaattaaaccAGTTCAATTCAAATTTAGAAACCTGCTGCAAAAAGGTAATTCACATACTTCCCTTCGAAATGTTAATTGTGCTTAGTTGTGATTCATCATTTCGCGGCATTGCcgtttatttatttgatttaagtGTTCTAGATAATCATAAATTGGGAGGAAGAGAACATTAAATCTTGAAACTTGTATTAAgactaatgttaaaaatgtttactAAGCTATTTTGCCATAACGGTTTCTCTCAGCCTAAGGATCGAATTTTTCATATTGAAGCATTCTCCCGTTCTTCTACTTGACAGAAGTTTGTTTTTTACACATTTGCATTGCTTAAcgttataaaacattatttattcaAATGTAAGGAAACAATGTACAGTCGAATAAAAACTAGATCTTAGTAAAAATATCAGCTTAAATTATTTGACTCAGACCTTTCCCTGAATAATTTACAATagtacataaaattattttcatgatttaTAATGCAGTTCTAAAAGCATTCACTCATCCCCAAAGCCATTAGTTAAATATATAAGGCTTTTAAAATCATTGGCGAACTACTGGTGTCGTTTAGTTCAACCAGTTCATCGAACAATATCTTTATTATCAGATAGATCGAATTTTTATGTGTTGCTTTCATCATGTAAATTGTTACAGGTTTCTGTACATTATCGCAAATATCCTTAAATGAGACAGGTCTTGGACTACTACTTTAGAAATAACATTCTCTGTCAAATCGACACCTCTTCCAGGAGATCGAATACATCTCGAACCTCTTGTGAACATCCTACTAGTATTAAGAACTGACCGAACTGACACGTAATATCTCTCCTACTGAAGAAGGGTTTGAAGTAGTAGGTTAAACGTAAGGAACATGATACATGTATTGAAGTTTTcttaaattcattaaataattCGTCCTTTGATTCATGTGAGATAAAAGCTGAACCCAGTCCTCTATACAGAAGTGTTGATTGTAGGTATTTGATTAAGCAGTGCTTGCTAAATATATAATTATCGATCACACAACCGCTGTTTATAGCCCACATATGTTTGGGTATATATACGAGTTTTGGAAGGGTTTATACATCTGTCAACCTCCAGTGTGTGCACGTCGCTGAGAAGGCACAGTTCATCGACGAATGTAGACAATTATTGGGGCGTAAGCATCGGTGTCCCGATTAAAGCTGTAGGAATAAACGTTGATCAAAGTAACGACTAGGATAGATCATTAAGGACTTGTGGAGATTCTTCATGGGGAACCCAAACGCAGTACTAAAAGGCTTCGGCCAAATGATCCATGAAACCCTACGGTTACACTTCAACTCCCGACGTTAGCGAAACGACGACACTGACACGCAATTACGGCGGTTGTAGTTACAACGACGGGGACACCAAGCGTGGTACTGCTGTATTGACATATAAAAGATATCATTACAAAACATGGCACTTCCTGTCCAATACAGGACAATGTACTTTTCAGGACTACAGACAGTCCCTGAATAGAAAAGACCGTAGGTGTATTGTCCGCTGATTACTGTATGTTAAGCTCTCATTTGCCGTAGACAGTGACCAATTTTAACTTCTGATTTTTGTTGCCTTTTCGGCTTACATTCTATGGAAGTTGCATAATGGTTAAATTTCTTCAGCTTTTGGCTTTATGATTCTTGTCTTACAGGATAATAAGCTCGCATAGATGCTCAGGCAATAGTGGATGGATTGTCATTCAATAAACATAAATAACGAACCATCAGAAGAGTTACAAGAGGGGACACAGTAGTCCAATATTAAGACCGTCTGACTACGAAACTaagggtcgtgagtttgagcctTCGCTTCTACAACTAAAATTAATAACGGGTAAGAATCACGTTAATGTTTTACACGCTATAGAACAATAAAAACTTCTGTAATTGGAGATGTAAAGGAGTAGGGGCAAAACCAAGCCTCATATATCGAATATATTGACTGTTGCGTTACAGCACAGAATCCTAACCGCATATTCCATTACCTATTGGAACTTATAAAAAGTTCCTTTTAAAGTATAGAATGTTACCAAGCAAATAATAGCAGTCTCAgattgattgaatctgttcacgagaggtaatggaaagtgtcACACATCTCAAgccccactagcaccggcttaagcagaattctactATACAAAAtagactccatgattccaaagacccaaaaaatataatatcactAAATTCAAGTACGGGTGAGACTTCTTAAGGCCGCCGTTTGGCAtaaaattgctgttgtgatagttaataaaatctgtaaaaataccCTTTGGGACATAATAAATTATTCTTAGTGAACATAAACAATAATCTTGATGTTTTCGAAATGTTCTGAGAACAAAGCAGCCAGATGATAAATGATTCATTTGCCCAATAGAAAGTCATGCCTTTGTACGTATCCCAAAATCAAATAAGAGAGTACAATGTAATTTCATTGACAAAACTTCACGTGAAAGAATTTACTCGAAAACGTTCGGACAATATTTTGAGTAGTCAAAGGCATAATTGGTTACATTACCTGCTCGCAGTATCCCCTGACAGTATTTTGAAGCTGTTTCAAATCAAGAAGGCCTGGTTCACTCAGAATTTCAAAATCCTTTGCTAGGTAGTAGATGAGGCCAAAGGTAAAGAACTGTTTGTTTTTCACTGACGGTTGATACACCTGACCAATCGAACAAGGCTTTGGAGAACACATGTCGTCATCAGCAGGTGCCAGGTAATATTTAAGAAGGTCTTCACACAGTGACGCATTTCCTCCGCCAATCATGGCCACCATTTTGTATCCTAAAGTTCCGTTCCTGGAGTCTCCTAGACAAATCAGAAATGCAATGAATAATGATGCGATAGAAACAACTTTGGTCTAAAGTTTTTTGATTTCAGGATCTCTATGCTTTTACATCTGATTCCCAGTTTTCATACTAGAAACATTGTATAATAATGTGACATTTGTTTACCTGCTTAGCCGTCATTGCTTAAAAACTGAATCTTGTTATATTATGACAAGGTTATATACCGGTGGAATTTTCAACTCTATTCCTAACATTGATTTAAACtgttgttgcaaccaagaaagagtgctactatattttatctactgttttagattcagggcatattagaatcgaaataatgtatagcacaATCGTGTTTAACcgaaatcggttatacgtcgcaagaataattcactcgggctacgcccttgTGAAATTAATTCGCGGACGTATAGCCTCTTTctgtgtattaataacgttaaaatacggtttttctatatattattttttaattaagacacagaaaatttatttgaaaatagattATATAGTTTTATCACACCGTTTTGGATGACCTTCCAACTTTATTATTCTACCTCTGTGCGCTTGCTTTCGAAGAAGCATCGTGGTAATTGATATCTAAAGAGTTTTGGCGAAGAAATACAACAAAATAGGATAATACGATAAATGTCTTAGAGCGTGATAATACTGCAAACTGCGAGACATGTTTTTCTAATGTATTTTCACTAACAAGATGGTTggttgtaaaaagttttaaaatatggaGAATTTACATTTGAGATGTGTAAATACAATGTCTTGTTGGAAAACTTCCAAAGAAAATACGTTTCAAACGATTGCACAGTGCAAAAACGTTTAATCTCTAAACCTACCTTTCAACATACAGGGATTGATAATCACATTGGCATGCTTGTTTTCCTGTATAAGCAACTCAGCTATTCTTTCAGACATAAGAGTGGCACCATATGAAAGATAACTATGGCAGTAAACCCCGTATTCTTGGCCAGCAATGGTTGCGGGCATCTTCCCGGCGTATATCGGATCATCTGGAATAAACGCTATTTGGGCTGATCCACCACCCAGCTCGATCAACCCTAAACTGTCTGAAGCAGGTCTGTAAACAGATATCAGTTATATCATTTTTCTCATAAACAAAGTTTACTGAAGTAGAATGAAACAAAACGTGACAAAAAGCTAAAACTGAGTATAAAGGTGGcaagaaaaatgttatttcaaattttaatttttgttatgacTAGCATATTAAATCGATTAAAATACACCTTCATTCATCAGTTCAGTTCTGATTATTTATTACGATCGGTTGGTATCGTAAAGACGTAGACTCTTAATTTCGGCGATTTAAAAAGCTAAAGAAAATGTCTTTGGTTTTCTGTTGATGATTGGTCAGATCATGTCTTTGGTTTATGCAAGCAAAGACACGTCCACGCATTTCCCACAAGTACCTTTTAACTTGGTTAATTGGCAGTTAAGTATGATATAACTTGATTTCATAAATCGAGAAATATTTTTGAGGAGAACATATTGCAACAAACTGTAGTAAGATACCACATTTCCGCACTAACAAAGTAACAACGACATGATACAATTTGTCTACAATATTTCCAGCTACCATTGATATGGAAATTATTAGACAAGGCTTGATAACAATATTGCCTGAACACACGACATTAATATTCAACGATAATGCTCATTATATGTGGCGTCGGACTCTCACGGTAAGAAAGTATTGATACAACACAATGTACGTATATTTGTACAAAACAGCCTTTGGTGAGAACACCATGCGAAAAAAGAGATTTATTTTCACTGTGGTTTATCTATCttccgttgacgtcaaaccccttgcgggaacgtagacgttttgcgcgtcaaaatcaaaaagagaaataatatagtgataaaaaattagagtggaagaaactaaaaataactttggtgatataaaaaggtttaAACATGAGTTTGCAGGAGAACTAGGGCGAGGCATGtccaaggctgcaaactgcagcactgaactgctctagggtagggaggtgggcgacccAGGGAGGAAGtcggttccaatggtacactgttctcggaaaataagaaaacttgtaatagtcggTGGTTGCattaattaacctataacttagggaatggccatagcggacacatcgggtcattggggtcaggtaatctgcgattgggatagcaaccagatcatgatgaatcttatagaagattgataacctagaatctatacgccttaaatccagtcgacgaaggttaaaggagtgtagcatatctgttacactggaagtatggccgtagtcagtcttgatcaACGGGatgctctcctttggacgctttcaatttggtcaatttgagtttgggtgtggggcgaccatacctcggaggcatattcgagctggggtcgATTAAGAGTCTGGTAaacaatggtcttaatgggttgggatttgaccttaatgtctcttcgtaagaaccctagggtttggttagctttcttggttgacctgtttatgtgattgttccatgataggtcatttgagatatccacgcctaggtatttagctgagctgatcgattcaagttggactccatgtaggtaatactgggtagagataggatgtttccttctagtggcgtggatcacttgacacttggaggggttgaactccatatccctctccaactcccacttttctagaagtttaaggtcattttggagagtgacagattggtctgcagatgacaaaGTTAGTTAGATATATttccgtgtcatctgcaaacagacggacgttggaactgacgttttgtgggaggtcatttatgtaagctaggaagagcaggggaccaagtacagacccctgcgggacacctgatgatactgggatggcatcagaggtagtgccatttaaaactactgattggatcctattatctaagaagcctttgacccatcttagtgtgttacctctgactctaTATTCGTGCATTTTTAGAAGGAATTTCTTATGGCTAACCTTGTTGAAAGCCTTACATAAATCTAgtagtataagatctacttgtttcttattgtagactgaagtgaccagatcatctactaacataactaactgagtaacTCATGACCTTTTCCCCCTaaatccatgctgtaggtcatacagaataccatggttggtgaagtgcttaacaatagatgaggaaacaatgtgttcaagaactttgcataggacacatgttaatgaaattggcctataatttactggatttgacctatcaccttttttaaaaatgggggcaacatATGCGGATTTCTACCGGGATGGAAGTGATCCTTCTtccagggatttctggaatatgacctcaaggacgggggatagttctacagagagtgttttcagtattataggcttgattttgtGGTTTAGCTGGATAGAAAATTACATTTGTACGCAGGACTTTGATTTTTCATGGTTTTGTTAACAGAGGTTGCACCAACTGACGCAAAATATTTTTGGAATGTTTGTAACAAGTCAAAGATATTATTGACATGGTTTTTCTACCTTAAACGTATTTAACGTATTTTGTTACATTCATGCAAAATTTTATGAATTCAAAGTGTGTTGAGACTGATATCATGTGTAACTTTTGTTATCTATTTCATTTGAGCGTTCGACAGATGCTGCTTTTGAAAGGATAGACATGACATCAAGTTTTATACTCTTTTATACTACTCGCTAACTGTGACGAAAATTTCTACTTTatgacatacatgtaaatatatatcgTATTCATGGTAAGCTTTGTAAACACCTTTGCATTTTTTCGGTAGCTGATTTGGTAACCGTTTGTATTAGTATAACGCCATCATTCCACTACTTCATAGGTGTTTAGGGAATAGTTAAAATCTATTTCCTTAATGAAGAGCTTAATATCGAGCGACAATAGTTGTTTTACTGTCTCTCGAACACCTCGTAAAACAAAATTGCTCATTGCTCGGTGAAAACATACTGGCCCATCCAATATAATCTTGAGCTGGGTTCTCGgccaaatatatttgttttgtttttgttgggttaaacgtcacgCCAACACAATTTGAGGTGATATGGCGACTTTTTGCTTTTAGTGGTGGAGGAAAATCCCGGATGCTATCCTCTGGCATTCGAGTTTTCAAACTCGGTGTTGAGGCGCAAGTTCTTTTAACCTTAATAACCTTTTAGTCACAGAGGTCTCCTTTCATATAGATCAACGTTGTTACATAGCCTAACAATATTGCGAATACATTCAGGCGTAGGAAAATGCCAAAGAACAAGATTTATATTAATTCCACTAAAATAGTGTaacttgttttatataaaagcGAAAACCTAAAACTTCTTACGTCGGCTTTTATTACTGTAATTGGTCGCCGTTGTATGGTTTCCACAATCCTGTGATTTacattgtttaacccttaccttaccaattttctataatgaacgtgtccatcttttaatttggacggtaccattaactgttaaaagcggAGCTTTCCAAAAAGATACAAACtgtatggcgaacagtgcaggtcatgattaTAATCTggactggtcgtaaaggcagaatcaattatgtccagcatgataagggttaccTGACAAAAACAAGACATGGACGAATTACGTGCTTATGGCCGTATCTTTAAGGGATCATTAGTCTCACCAAGAGATAGAATTCATGGCCACTCAATTGATAGTGAATTCGGACTCACTTCTGAACTTAACATCTCGACTCCATAATTAGATACTGCCATAGCTATTAATTGAATTTTTGAGAAtacaaagtatgcataaattaaCAACGAAACCAATTTGCTTTGTATTTCCATAACAAATTGCATTACGATGGAAAGGTTCAATATAAACATCGCCGTGGTGACATTAATATACAACAACTTTTACACATTGAACATGACTCTGCAAGTTATTCCAGGGATCTATActgttttcgtttttgttgggttttattgCACACTAGCATAGGTTGTATGGGGgctattaaatttaatttatgtaaTGACTAAACTTATAACCGTCAAGCAATTTAAAGTCCTGACCTTGTCTGATTTAAGAGAAAACTGAATTTCTCTTCTTTGGGAAAACAAATGACATCGCCTACATatgaatcagtttttttttttacaatttcaatattttttaccaTGCAACCGAGTCGTTTGTGATTGTGACTGCTTTCATCGTTTCAGTTTTTCCTTGGAGAAACTACTGTTTTTCTTTACTACGAGATAAATACACCTGCTTTAAAAGTTAATATCTAATTAGAATGGACTATTAAAACATCAGCTGGCAAATAAAACCATTCCTTACTGTTATGCAGCAaagttatatatcattttaatttcgGCGAAATGTGTACTAAATATAAATTATCCTTTACCGTTTCTTTTCAAACATCCATTTTAGCCCATTGAAGAACTAACGAATTTCGTTTTAACAACCTATCCCCCCGGAATTCTCTAATTCTCTAAAATGTCCCACTGCATAACTTGATTGTGCTCTAATTAAACCTGGTTTTCTGAAATATTCTGAGAAGTCAA
This window of the Mercenaria mercenaria strain notata chromosome 5, MADL_Memer_1, whole genome shotgun sequence genome carries:
- the LOC123557492 gene encoding ectonucleoside triphosphate diphosphohydrolase 8-like isoform X2; the protein is MRAFKGLRLLDEETTSSIMSAVKQVLMDPMQNPFKFEEENAHILAGEEEALFAWLTVNYLNDFFTKKGPASDSLGLIELGGGSAQIAFIPDDPIYAGKMPATIAGQEYGVYCHSYLSYGATLMSERIAELLIQENKHANVIINPCMLKGDSRNGTLGYKMVAMIGGGNASLCEDLLKYYLAPADDDMCSPKPCSIGQVYQPSVKNKQFFTFGLIYYLAKDFEILSEPGLLDLKQLQNTVRGYCEQSYEYATETLGMSEKYASRNCQDGLYIPLLFSALGLDIDNVIAAKDLKGSSIAWSLGGMLYEEERNRYQELASQLMEL
- the LOC123557492 gene encoding ectonucleoside triphosphate diphosphohydrolase 1-like isoform X1, with the protein product MMMENAGFRIYISVFLFVTFFAFKIAALPLSEDNNKFGIILDAGSSSTKIRIYTWQDTIENVPNFNEIFYKKVKPGISSFHENADEISTYLRSILKVLEGELPPLLRPRTSLYFMATAGLRLLDEETTSSIMSAVKQVLMDPMQNPFKFEEENAHILAGEEEALFAWLTVNYLNDFFTKKGPASDSLGLIELGGGSAQIAFIPDDPIYAGKMPATIAGQEYGVYCHSYLSYGATLMSERIAELLIQENKHANVIINPCMLKGDSRNGTLGYKMVAMIGGGNASLCEDLLKYYLAPADDDMCSPKPCSIGQVYQPSVKNKQFFTFGLIYYLAKDFEILSEPGLLDLKQLQNTVRGYCEQSYEYATETLGMSEKYASRNCQDGLYIPLLFSALGLDIDNVIAAKDLKGSSIAWSLGGMLYEEERNRYQELASQLMEL